In Candidatus Saccharimonadales bacterium, a single genomic region encodes these proteins:
- a CDS encoding DUF2206 domain-containing protein has product MVLPVLSLLGVMQLNNGGKGFFAVTNLIAILMYEAYFFRSKRTKSDLEIGANLFFVTLSLALSYSMRSNFVVGYDVSQEFQVFSSVVRNGLWESHLFNSTYSACLSITVLPALLKTILTFSSQYIFKFVMQLVLCIVPIAVYLIAKKQIKNTSLALVAALFFIFQAQFMFEFPALVRQQCALLFFGLIFVASSSENLSSFAKKTLVLVFGVGMVVSHYSTAYVCLAFLAIYTISKLILGNITYYKTGINSGKSRATTWVLTPLALVILFLFAFFWYGETLQSTGGVTQKLYQSVTSFDTFFSADSRSSFISQDLHIGSQNSNDDTLNSLENASAKKGSYGQAASQQSNIYPTSQSAPQVNSKLQLVTEDMVNLIMPTLLKVVIVVGAAAMVVGSVMKRRIIDDGLFVLSAGMLFLLLVILPTLSQDYNLQRLYQQLLIIVSASFVVGVQVLLTKWRQATLGVSVVLALLYFVTTSNLVSQLAFGRSDINLSNSGLGYDKFYLSDDEASSLNWLQDVYMSPLPVNLDTYGKLHAESITTLNNSRLIQGMLPTELYKDGYVYATNTNINKNLVFDTYGNQEVTYNFPAQFLSQRKNLIYSNKDSEIYR; this is encoded by the coding sequence ATGGTACTTCCAGTTCTTTCATTGCTTGGCGTTATGCAGCTCAATAACGGGGGAAAAGGTTTCTTCGCTGTCACAAACCTTATTGCAATACTTATGTATGAAGCATACTTCTTTAGGTCAAAACGAACGAAGAGTGATCTTGAGATAGGTGCGAATCTTTTCTTTGTTACCCTCTCATTGGCTCTGAGTTACTCAATGAGAAGTAATTTTGTAGTTGGCTATGACGTCAGTCAAGAGTTTCAAGTTTTCTCATCTGTTGTACGAAATGGTTTGTGGGAATCACATTTGTTCAACAGTACGTATAGTGCTTGCCTAAGTATTACCGTTCTCCCGGCTTTACTGAAAACCATACTGACATTTTCTTCACAGTATATCTTCAAGTTTGTCATGCAACTAGTGCTGTGCATTGTGCCAATAGCCGTATACTTGATTGCTAAAAAACAGATTAAAAACACTAGCCTGGCGTTGGTTGCGGCTTTATTCTTCATCTTCCAAGCTCAGTTCATGTTCGAGTTCCCAGCTCTAGTTCGACAACAGTGCGCACTATTGTTTTTCGGGCTCATTTTTGTCGCCTCCTCTAGTGAGAACCTGTCTAGTTTTGCAAAAAAGACACTCGTCCTTGTTTTTGGGGTTGGAATGGTGGTGTCCCATTACTCCACAGCTTATGTCTGCCTTGCTTTCTTGGCTATCTACACAATAAGTAAGCTTATCTTAGGGAACATTACTTACTACAAGACGGGGATAAATTCTGGCAAGAGCAGAGCGACAACCTGGGTTCTCACCCCGTTGGCTCTCGTGATATTGTTCTTATTTGCATTCTTCTGGTATGGTGAAACGTTGCAGTCAACAGGCGGAGTAACGCAAAAACTCTACCAAAGTGTCACGAGCTTCGATACATTTTTTAGTGCCGACTCAAGAAGTAGTTTTATTTCTCAAGACCTTCATATTGGAAGCCAGAATAGTAACGACGACACTCTGAATTCTTTAGAAAATGCCTCTGCAAAAAAAGGTAGCTATGGGCAAGCAGCGAGTCAGCAAAGTAACATCTACCCTACATCTCAAAGTGCGCCACAAGTAAACTCGAAGCTTCAACTCGTGACGGAAGACATGGTAAATCTGATTATGCCAACATTGCTTAAGGTAGTGATAGTTGTTGGGGCTGCTGCGATGGTAGTAGGTTCGGTTATGAAGCGTCGCATTATTGATGATGGTCTATTTGTTCTAAGTGCGGGCATGCTATTTCTATTGCTAGTTATTCTCCCTACTCTTTCACAGGATTACAACCTTCAAAGGCTTTACCAGCAGTTGTTGATAATCGTGTCGGCGAGTTTTGTAGTTGGAGTGCAAGTTTTACTTACAAAGTGGAGGCAAGCTACCCTTGGCGTAAGTGTCGTGCTTGCCTTGTTGTACTTTGTAACAACATCGAATCTAGTAAGCCAGTTGGCTTTTGGCAGATCTGACATCAATCTATCGAATAGTGGTTTGGGGTATGACAAATTCTATTTGTCAGATGATGAAGCCTCGTCACTCAATTGGCTACAGGATGTGTACATGTCACCTTTGCCAGTTAATCTTGATACTTACGGAAAGCTTCACGCTGAATCAATCACGACTCTCAACAATAGTAGACTTATCCAAGGAATGCTACCAACCGAATTGTATAAAGATGGCTATGTATATGCGACGAACACGAATATTAATAAGAACTTGGTTTTTGATACGTATGGTAATCAAGAAGTCACATACAATTTCCCCGCTCAATTCTTGAGCCAAAGAAAAAATTTGATTTACTCAAACAAAGATAGCGAGATATATCGGTGA
- a CDS encoding glycosyltransferase: MPKLLGYRIVWTVHEVIPYNACTSNDVSVAKILSRISDAKIVHSKSTISQMRVMGLSTRNTILIPHGNYKNAYSDNLSASESRKRLKIKSHEMVILFFGLIRPYKGVDQLLDSFGNLKAKFPDLHLIIAGKSRDEKMSLQIQQVAKNGNVIFVNDYIEDTEVGKFFKAADVVCLPFKTTTTSGSALLALTFGRALVAPKVGSLVDLPSSVGYFYDPADSTALEKNIEKAIKNRQEVRIMSRNAKRYANSLSWSSIAEKTLQLYSSVLKPHVPRRYRDEND; the protein is encoded by the coding sequence ATGCCTAAACTACTCGGCTATAGAATTGTTTGGACTGTTCATGAAGTTATTCCGTATAACGCGTGTACATCGAATGATGTTTCTGTCGCAAAGATTTTATCCAGGATTTCAGATGCAAAGATCGTACATTCAAAATCTACAATTTCTCAGATGCGTGTGATGGGGCTCAGTACTCGCAATACGATTCTCATACCCCACGGCAATTATAAGAATGCGTATTCCGACAACCTATCTGCTAGCGAGTCACGTAAAAGACTAAAAATAAAATCGCATGAAATGGTGATTCTTTTTTTTGGGTTAATCCGCCCGTATAAGGGGGTTGACCAGCTCCTAGATTCCTTCGGAAATCTGAAAGCCAAGTTTCCGGACCTTCACTTAATCATTGCAGGAAAGTCTCGAGATGAAAAAATGAGCCTTCAGATACAACAGGTCGCGAAAAACGGTAATGTAATTTTTGTGAATGATTACATTGAAGATACCGAAGTTGGTAAATTCTTTAAAGCAGCCGATGTGGTATGTTTGCCATTTAAAACAACGACAACTAGCGGGTCGGCACTTTTGGCGTTGACGTTTGGTAGAGCATTAGTAGCACCAAAAGTCGGCTCTTTAGTTGATTTGCCGTCGAGCGTAGGATACTTCTACGACCCAGCGGATAGCACTGCACTTGAGAAAAATATTGAAAAGGCCATTAAGAACCGACAGGAAGTACGAATTATGAGTAGAAACGCAAAAAGATATGCCAATTCGTTATCGTGGTCGTCTATTGCCGAAAAGACACTCCAACTATACTCGAGCGTCCTCAAGCCTCATGTACCCAGAAGGTATCGAGATGAAAATGATTAG